In a single window of the Dreissena polymorpha isolate Duluth1 chromosome 3, UMN_Dpol_1.0, whole genome shotgun sequence genome:
- the LOC127875122 gene encoding probable E3 ubiquitin-protein ligase IRF2BPL has product MSLSNRSQRQQCYLCDLPRMPWAMVQDFSEAVCRGCVNYEGADRIEMVLDLARQMKRATGFNESRSGPMKPSPLGPMPPHPRTHHELPVAMEPPIRGHPGAPYGERFERSRPMVGEFNGLPQGMIQNGSQVSSQDGKSELHRSTHGVPTSRAMNYPPGYHPSIHGPLMSGPPPAHNISQGRPITNGNGAVKDEEDNSNPSGDELWKRRSPEDKRPPNVRDNLAILATVVPFETRYKKDPTVCGRVIGFDVQTKAANEYELKVFTEYPMGSGNVFSNISALSKQMTQDASTKDASRGIPPPGLRSLEYEMKHGSGDWRPLSELLTDNVRIFKEPLKKELLPTLYINTSLPPVPSASMYKMPAGRAAYPLRGSGGFPEQNGRKRKGTPDPDSDQTDPMSKRQWYPSHSEAMKMAGYPQNSPPIGNHAPSPPSGSVPGPSGQNGPSPMAALMNVTDTLTGVPPSVREMNGRVSINGTRHNIHSPSALQRGRDGHGNLSESGANPESLKCTICQERLEDTHFVQCPSVSEHKFCFPCSRNSIKLQGAGSEVYCPSGKKCPLVGSHVPWAFMHGEIATILGEDYKETKIKKEMDS; this is encoded by the coding sequence ATGTCGCTGTCAAATCGCTCGCAGCGGCAACAATGCTATTTGTGCGACCTGCCGAGGATGCCTTGGGCAATGGTACAGGACTTTTCCGAGGCCGTGTGCCGCGGGTGCGTTAATTATGAAGGTGCAGACAGGATAGAAATGGTGTTGGATTTAGCGAGACAAATGAAGCGCGCGACCGGGTTTAATGAGTCGCGCAGCGGCCCCATGAAGCCCAGTCCCCTCGGACCGATGCCGCCACATCCGCGCACTCACCACGAACTTCCGGTTGCAATGGAGCCCCCGATTCGCGGGCATCCTGGGGCGCCCTACGGTGAGCGATTCGAACGATCTCGACCGATGGTTGGCGAGTTCAATGGGTTACCCCAGGGTATGATCCAGAACGGCTCCCAGGTATCCAGTCAAGACGGGAAGTCGGAACTCCATCGGAGCACGCACGGCGTCCCCACATCGCGTGCAATGAACTACCCGCCGGGCTACCATCCTTCGATACACGGGCCTCTAATGAGCGGACCTCCACCTGCGCACAACATCAGCCAGGGACGGCCGATTACAAATGGTAACGGGGCGGTGAAGGATGAAGAAGATAATTCAAATCCGAGCGGAGATGAACTATGGAAACGGAGATCACCGGAAGATAAACGTCCACCAAATGTACGAGATAACTTGGCAATTCTTGCCACTGTCGTACCTTTTGAAACTCGTTATAAGAAGGACCCCACTGTTTGCGGGCGCGTCATCGGGTTCGACGTTCAGACCAAGGCAGCTAATGAATACGAACTGAAGGTTTTTACGGAGTATCCGATGGGTTCAGGGAATGTGTTCTCAAATATCTCAGCGCTTTCGAAGCAGATGACACAGGACGCCTCCACAAAGGACGCATCTCGCGGGATCCCTCCACCCGGACTGCGAAGTCTCGAGTACGAAATGAAACACGGCAGTGGGGACTGGCGACCTCTTTCCGAATTGTTAACCGACAACGTGAGAATATTCAAAGAGCCGCTAAAGAAAGAACTGTTACCCACTTTGTACATCAACACAAGCCTCCCACCAGTTCCAAGCGCATCGATGTATAAAATGCCGGCTGGTAGGGCGGCGTACCCTCTTAGGGGAAGCGGAGGATTCCCTGAACAAAACGGCCGGAAGCGGAAGGGGACTCCAGACCCCGATAGTGACCAAACAGATCCCATGTCTAAGCGTCAGTGGTATCCTAGTCATTCCGAAGCGATGAAGATGGCGGGTTACCCTCAAAATTCACCGCCCATTGGAAACCACGCGCCGAGTCCGCCCTCGGGATCAGTTCCGGGACCTTCCGGTCAGAATGGTCCCTCGCCAATGGCGGCCCTTATGAATGTTACCGACACTTTAACCGGCGTTCCACCGTCGGTTCGTGAAATGAACGGACGGGTTTCGATCAACGGCACCCGTCACAATATCCATTCCCCGTCAGCTCTACAGAGAGGACGCGACGGACACGGGAACCTGTCGGAATCGGGGGCAAATCCGGAATCTCTTAAGTGTACAATATGTCAGGAAAGACTCGAGGATACGCATTTCGTTCAGTGTCCGTCTGTAAGTGAACATAAGTTCTGTTTCCCGTGCTCCAGAAACAGCATTAAGTTACAGGGCGCGGGATCGGAGGTGTATTGCCCCAGTGGGAAGAAGTGCCCCCTCGTGGGCTCGCACGTGCCCTGGGCGTTCATGCACGGTGAGATTGCCACCATTCTGGGCGAGGATTACAAAGAgacaaaaataaagaaagagaTGGACTCGTGA